In one Vibrio sp. VB16 genomic region, the following are encoded:
- a CDS encoding flagellar protein FlaG has translation MDISTYTSNIQSYGEPNGKFGNASGNNGGINLALDSDSATNKSVSTQKDVGKAVSETDMAEKTKAVEELVQKRIDINKVQLEMMVEKMDEFVNSINKGLSFRVDEELGRNVVTIYEASTGDIIRQIPDEEMLIILRRLAAASSSGFIIEESV, from the coding sequence ATGGATATATCCACATACACATCGAACATCCAATCGTATGGCGAACCAAACGGGAAGTTTGGTAACGCCAGCGGTAATAATGGTGGCATAAATCTTGCTTTGGATAGTGATAGCGCGACTAATAAATCAGTGTCTACTCAAAAGGATGTCGGTAAAGCAGTGAGCGAAACTGACATGGCAGAAAAAACGAAAGCAGTTGAAGAATTGGTTCAAAAAAGAATTGATATCAACAAAGTACAACTTGAAATGATGGTAGAGAAGATGGATGAATTTGTTAACTCTATCAATAAAGGGCTTTCGTTTCGAGTCGATGAGGAGTTAGGAAGAAATGTTGTGACGATTTATGAAGCCAGTACTGGCGACATAATACGACAGATCCCTGACGAAGAGATGTTAATTATACTTAGGCGCTTAGCTGCTGCTTCTTCTTCTGGATTTATTATAGAAGAATCAGTTTAA
- the fliD gene encoding flagellar filament capping protein FliD: MSLGPLGMSSGMDINSMVSKIVDSERVPKQARIDNDRAQIGTDISAYGRLRESLDTMKSLMANFRQEKAFAVRTVESTDDDVVSASATTEAIAGRYAIDVLQLAQSHKVASEAISEDTEFGPGKLQIALGNDNFTVDVKDRSSMIDVVRGINGAGNNPGVRASIINDANGKRLIVASDRSGVDNDIKLSVESKSGNPLKKFEFKTLEERISALEVAKTAAANALAAPILGQEIANQIGTALQQDENGQLDQAASNEMTPDEARGKAAAEALVTTRDADGNIVPSFVKPEDSIPGWSETASGTLLDSYEPPVPELDEKALSKMGDVPGWNNTASGTLTDSYLTPEEALIAENLRISQMDADTVAEKAEQDAKLAEQRTKIDDSVIMGTMTEEQAYQAKLDLLPPEERARQVKIDDTQSALQSALDSMAGYVGMTEVQSAQDSVVMLDGIAQLSSENNVIENAIDGIDITVKGVTDPTEKRTEIGVEYDRQSVREDIEQFVNAYNQFHQISSDLAAVDPQTGAAGPLAGDSIVRSAQSRLKTAFSTAVENAPEDLKTLTEFGITSTRQGTLEINDKMLDRQLNKNFTKLEAFFGGNQGFAKKVEDAIQSMTGVTGTIRTRENSLREQNFRLSDQQTQLDRRMVSLEDRTKNKFMAMQDATTKMQGQLSGMMNALG; this comes from the coding sequence ATGAGTTTAGGCCCTTTGGGTATGTCATCTGGTATGGATATCAATTCCATGGTCAGCAAAATTGTTGATTCCGAGCGCGTGCCTAAGCAAGCTCGGATCGATAATGATCGTGCGCAAATTGGTACCGATATTAGTGCATACGGCCGGCTCAGAGAGTCACTGGATACGATGAAAAGTCTGATGGCAAACTTTCGTCAGGAAAAAGCTTTTGCGGTACGAACCGTAGAGTCTACCGATGATGATGTTGTGTCTGCCTCAGCGACAACAGAAGCAATTGCTGGCCGATATGCTATCGATGTGCTGCAGCTTGCTCAGAGCCATAAAGTCGCCTCAGAAGCTATTTCTGAGGATACGGAATTTGGTCCGGGTAAGCTGCAAATTGCTCTAGGTAATGACAATTTTACGGTTGATGTAAAAGACCGTTCAAGCATGATAGATGTTGTACGTGGCATCAATGGAGCAGGGAACAACCCTGGAGTCAGAGCCTCAATCATAAATGATGCGAATGGCAAACGTTTAATCGTTGCGTCAGATCGGTCAGGTGTAGACAACGACATTAAATTGTCGGTTGAATCAAAATCAGGTAATCCACTCAAAAAATTTGAATTTAAAACACTTGAAGAGCGAATCAGCGCGCTTGAAGTGGCAAAAACTGCGGCGGCAAATGCGCTTGCCGCACCTATTCTCGGGCAAGAAATTGCCAATCAAATTGGCACGGCTTTACAGCAAGACGAAAATGGCCAACTCGATCAAGCAGCGTCTAATGAGATGACACCAGACGAGGCGAGGGGTAAGGCCGCAGCAGAAGCCTTAGTCACGACACGAGATGCAGACGGAAATATCGTTCCGTCTTTTGTTAAACCAGAAGACTCTATTCCCGGATGGTCAGAAACTGCCTCGGGAACGTTGCTCGACTCCTATGAACCCCCCGTGCCTGAACTGGACGAGAAAGCATTGAGCAAAATGGGTGATGTTCCAGGTTGGAATAACACAGCATCGGGTACATTGACCGACTCTTACCTCACACCCGAAGAAGCACTGATTGCAGAGAATTTGAGAATCAGTCAAATGGATGCAGACACGGTGGCCGAGAAAGCGGAACAAGATGCAAAACTTGCTGAGCAAAGAACGAAAATTGATGACTCTGTAATAATGGGAACGATGACAGAGGAGCAAGCCTATCAAGCAAAGCTTGACTTGTTGCCACCAGAAGAACGTGCACGACAAGTCAAGATTGATGATACGCAATCGGCGCTACAAAGTGCGCTAGATTCAATGGCAGGTTATGTTGGCATGACTGAGGTTCAATCGGCGCAAGACTCCGTCGTCATGCTTGATGGTATTGCCCAATTAAGCAGTGAAAACAATGTGATTGAAAATGCCATTGATGGCATCGATATTACCGTGAAAGGGGTAACTGACCCGACGGAAAAGAGAACCGAGATTGGTGTTGAATATGACCGGCAAAGTGTGCGAGAAGATATCGAACAGTTTGTTAATGCCTATAATCAGTTTCATCAAATCTCAAGTGATTTAGCGGCGGTTGACCCACAAACTGGTGCCGCTGGCCCATTGGCGGGCGACAGTATAGTTCGCTCAGCACAATCACGCCTGAAAACGGCATTTTCGACCGCAGTAGAAAATGCCCCGGAAGATCTGAAAACATTGACGGAGTTCGGGATCACGAGTACGAGACAAGGTACACTAGAGATTAATGATAAGATGCTCGATAGGCAACTTAACAAGAATTTTACTAAGCTAGAGGCATTCTTTGGTGGTAACCAAGGGTTTGCAAAAAAAGTAGAAGATGCTATCCAGTCAATGACGGGGGTAACGGGAACCATAAGAACCCGAGAAAACTCATTACGAGAACAAAATTTCAGATTAAGCGATCAACAAACACAACTCGATCGTAGGATGGTTAGCTTAGAAGACAGAACCAAAAATAAATTTATGGCCATGCAAGACGCTACGACTAAAATGCAAGGGCAACTTTCGGGCATGATGAACGCGTTGGGATAA
- a CDS encoding flagellin, which translates to MAMNVNTNVSAMTAQRHLSGAADGLNKSMERLSSGYKINGAKDDAAGLQISNRLTAQSRGLDMAVRNANDGISIAQTAEGAMKETTNIMQRMRDLSLQSSNGSNSRSERVAIQEEISALNDELNRIAETTSFGGNKLLNGSYGTKSFQIGADSGEAVILSMGNMRSDDSAMAGKSYTATEGKDENWAVQAGSNDLIISYNDESGEAKEITVNAKAGNDLEELATYINGQNNDVKASVGEEGKLQVFASNQSVQNGDVSFSGALAGELNIGAGTEQSVDDIDVTTVAGSQQAVAILDGALKNVDSHRAGLGAFQNRFNHAISNLDNINENVNASRSRIMDTDFAKETTQMTKSQILQNASTSVLAQAKQAPSAALSLLG; encoded by the coding sequence ATGGCTATGAATGTGAACACTAACGTGTCTGCAATGACCGCTCAACGACACCTGTCGGGTGCTGCTGACGGACTCAATAAATCGATGGAACGCCTGTCTTCAGGCTATAAGATTAATGGCGCGAAAGATGATGCCGCTGGTCTACAGATTTCCAACCGACTTACCGCTCAAAGCCGTGGCTTAGACATGGCTGTCCGTAATGCAAATGATGGTATTTCTATTGCTCAAACCGCTGAAGGTGCGATGAAAGAAACGACCAATATTATGCAACGTATGCGTGACCTTTCCTTACAATCGTCTAATGGTTCGAATTCTCGTTCTGAACGTGTTGCGATTCAAGAAGAGATCTCTGCGCTTAACGACGAACTTAATCGTATTGCGGAAACAACGTCATTTGGTGGTAACAAACTGCTGAATGGCTCTTACGGAACCAAATCATTCCAAATTGGTGCTGATTCCGGTGAAGCTGTCATTTTATCTATGGGTAATATGCGCTCGGATGATTCGGCTATGGCTGGGAAGAGCTATACTGCGACCGAAGGTAAAGATGAAAATTGGGCTGTGCAAGCGGGTTCCAACGACCTTATTATCTCCTATAATGATGAGTCAGGCGAAGCGAAAGAGATAACCGTTAATGCAAAAGCCGGAAATGATTTGGAAGAACTAGCCACGTACATTAATGGTCAAAATAACGACGTTAAAGCCTCGGTTGGTGAAGAAGGAAAGCTTCAAGTGTTTGCTTCCAATCAAAGTGTCCAGAATGGTGATGTGAGCTTTAGTGGCGCATTAGCCGGTGAACTTAACATAGGGGCGGGTACTGAACAGAGCGTCGATGATATCGATGTAACAACCGTTGCTGGGTCTCAGCAAGCCGTTGCTATATTAGATGGTGCATTGAAAAATGTAGACAGTCATCGTGCGGGTCTTGGTGCATTCCAGAATCGTTTTAATCATGCGATCAGCAATTTGGATAACATTAACGAAAATGTTAATGCTTCCAGAAGTCGGATTATGGATACCGATTTTGCTAAAGAGACGACCCAGATGACGAAATCTCAAATTCTTCAGAATGCGAGTACATCGGTGCTAGCTCAGGCGAAGCAAGCACCATCAGCCGCGCTAAGTTTGTTGGGATAA
- a CDS encoding RidA family protein: MSGNIIKVSRNTDNAPKRSASTQTVAFSHYNNISAQLPVDPETGELVTGSVKDQARQCLANIKAIVESIDHVMGDVVKINVFLKNISDTDAVNDVYATFFQDDFPTRTTVAVAALPMSDALVQMDALISNGEGTAPQDPCDLIKLSNNTENAPISSVSTQTVAFSHYNNISAQLPVDPKTGEIVGGGIKAQTKQCLQNIKEVLTSIDVPFDDIVKINLFLKDLSDMDAVNDVYSTFFPDSSIARSVAYVPARTTVAASALPMGALIQIDAVVSHGDGTPPQAVEDRHGLIIRAHNTENAPKSTLHTQTVAFSHYNHISGQLPLDVKNSEIVSGDVNDQARQCLENIKAIVESVDHVMDDIVKINIQLKDVTDIDTVDEVYTTFFNGDLPARTTVGVSAIPMDALIQVDAVVSNCEGTPPQV; this comes from the coding sequence ATGAGTGGAAATATCATAAAAGTTTCAAGAAACACAGACAATGCACCGAAGCGTAGTGCCTCTACACAAACCGTCGCTTTCTCTCATTACAACAATATTTCAGCGCAATTACCTGTCGACCCTGAAACAGGAGAACTTGTCACGGGGAGTGTAAAAGATCAGGCAAGGCAATGTTTAGCGAATATTAAAGCCATTGTAGAAAGCATCGATCACGTGATGGGCGACGTTGTTAAAATCAATGTATTCCTTAAAAACATCTCAGATACTGACGCTGTAAACGATGTCTACGCCACTTTCTTCCAAGACGATTTCCCTACCCGTACCACGGTCGCGGTTGCGGCTTTGCCTATGAGTGATGCTTTAGTGCAAATGGACGCCCTAATTTCGAACGGCGAAGGCACAGCACCACAAGATCCTTGCGACCTTATTAAACTATCAAACAACACTGAGAATGCACCAATAAGCTCTGTATCGACGCAAACCGTCGCTTTTTCTCATTACAACAATATTTCAGCGCAGCTACCTGTGGACCCTAAAACGGGCGAAATTGTTGGAGGTGGTATAAAAGCTCAGACTAAGCAGTGTCTACAAAATATCAAGGAAGTCTTAACCAGTATCGATGTTCCTTTTGACGACATTGTCAAAATCAATCTCTTTCTTAAAGACCTTTCGGATATGGATGCGGTAAACGACGTCTATTCCACATTTTTCCCCGACTCGTCAATCGCTCGGAGCGTAGCCTATGTGCCTGCGCGAACAACGGTTGCCGCGTCCGCTTTACCGATGGGTGCGTTGATACAAATTGATGCCGTTGTGTCTCACGGAGATGGGACTCCTCCTCAAGCGGTTGAAGACAGGCATGGTCTAATTATCAGAGCACACAATACGGAAAATGCACCAAAAAGCACTCTACATACGCAAACGGTCGCTTTTTCTCATTACAATCATATTTCAGGCCAGTTGCCTTTAGATGTAAAAAACAGTGAGATAGTTTCGGGTGATGTGAATGACCAGGCAAGACAATGCCTAGAAAATATCAAGGCCATTGTGGAAAGTGTCGATCACGTGATGGATGACATTGTGAAAATTAATATTCAGCTTAAAGATGTCACCGATATTGATACCGTCGACGAGGTGTACACCACATTCTTCAATGGTGACCTTCCAGCAAGAACAACCGTTGGTGTTTCCGCTATCCCAATGGATGCTTTGATTCAGGTTGATGCCGTGGTTTCTAACTGTGAAGGAACACCGCCGCAGGTATAA
- a CDS encoding flagellin has protein sequence MAVNVNTNVAAMTAQRHLSGAASDLNSSMERLSSGFKINNAKDDAAGLQISNRLNAQSRGLDVAVRNANDGISIAQTAEGAMKETSNILQRVRDLSLQSANGSNSKQERVAIQEEVTALNDELNRIAETTSFGGNKLLNGTHGTKSFQIGSDNGEAVMLSLKDMRSDNAMMGGTAYKAENGQGKDWAVSKDATMVIGLTNKSGDVQEFTVNAKAGDDIEELATYINGQQDAVSASVDEEGRLQVFAGNNNVEGAVSFSGTLAGELGMGPATAVTVDTLDVTSVGGAQEAVAVVDAAMKYVDSHRSELGAFQNRFDHAINNLDNINENVNASNSRIKDTDFAKETTAMTKSQILQQASTSILAQAKQAPQTALSLLG, from the coding sequence ATGGCAGTAAATGTAAATACAAACGTAGCCGCAATGACAGCACAACGTCACTTGTCTGGCGCCGCGAGCGACCTAAACAGCTCAATGGAACGCCTATCTTCTGGCTTTAAAATTAACAACGCAAAAGACGATGCCGCGGGTCTACAAATCTCGAATCGTTTGAATGCACAAAGCCGTGGCTTAGACGTAGCAGTACGAAATGCAAACGACGGTATTTCGATTGCCCAAACCGCTGAAGGTGCGATGAAAGAAACATCGAACATCCTTCAACGTGTTCGTGACTTGTCACTTCAATCTGCCAACGGCTCTAACTCAAAACAAGAGCGTGTTGCGATTCAAGAAGAAGTAACGGCACTGAACGACGAATTAAACCGAATAGCGGAAACCACATCATTTGGTGGTAACAAACTGCTTAACGGCACGCACGGAACGAAATCTTTCCAAATCGGTTCGGATAATGGTGAAGCGGTCATGCTTAGCCTAAAAGACATGCGTTCAGACAATGCGATGATGGGCGGTACCGCTTACAAAGCAGAGAATGGTCAAGGTAAAGACTGGGCTGTATCTAAAGATGCAACGATGGTTATCGGCTTGACGAACAAATCTGGCGATGTACAAGAATTTACTGTTAATGCGAAAGCTGGCGATGATATTGAAGAACTAGCCACGTACATCAATGGTCAGCAAGATGCCGTGAGCGCTTCTGTTGATGAAGAAGGTCGTCTACAAGTTTTTGCTGGTAACAACAATGTTGAAGGCGCAGTGTCATTCAGTGGAACCTTAGCGGGTGAGCTTGGTATGGGGCCAGCAACAGCGGTAACAGTTGATACTCTTGACGTAACTTCTGTCGGTGGAGCGCAAGAAGCGGTCGCCGTTGTTGATGCTGCGATGAAGTATGTGGACAGCCATCGAAGTGAGCTTGGTGCATTCCAAAACCGTTTCGACCACGCAATCAATAACCTAGACAATATTAACGAGAATGTTAACGCGTCTAACAGCCGAATCAAGGACACGGACTTCGCGAAAGAAACCACCGCGATGACTAAGTCTCAAATTCTGCAACAGGCGTCAACGTCTATACTTGCTCAAGCGAAGCAAGCACCACAGACAGCACTTAGCCTACTCGGTTAA